A single Gammaproteobacteria bacterium DNA region contains:
- a CDS encoding amidohydrolase family protein, which translates to MKFILIIVCFLFVNTSASADSYIKANAYLDVKSGKLVEPANILIKDGKISAINPESIPQDIKVIELKGQILLPGLMDMHTHLDLDYSDGFGKIITHESASKGAIRATKNAEKTLMAGFTTVRNVGQVHITGELIGVALSEAEQEGWIVSPRIIPAGHMVTISGGHADLTLGLSENLFEPEPKHGVVNNKDEAIEAVRYQIKHGAKVIKVHATAGVMSLEDSVGAQQLSDEEMKAIVEEAERHHTKVAAHAHGAEGIKAAITAGVSSIEHGSLLDDEGIRMMKKHNVFLVPTTGLVDFVMEGIDRNDPKIAAKAKYVLPLAKENLSKAIKAGVKIALGTDSPLIPHGDNAHELSAMMEQGMSELDAIQSATINSAELLGVKDRGQIKQGMLADIIAVSENPLKNIKTLEDVTFVMKGGKVYKEL; encoded by the coding sequence ATGAAATTCATTTTAATAATTGTATGTTTCCTTTTCGTCAATACTTCTGCATCAGCAGATTCATATATTAAGGCTAATGCCTATCTCGATGTTAAATCCGGCAAACTGGTTGAGCCTGCCAATATCTTAATTAAAGATGGTAAAATTTCAGCCATAAATCCAGAATCAATTCCTCAGGACATTAAAGTCATCGAGCTAAAGGGGCAAATATTACTTCCGGGTTTGATGGATATGCACACCCATCTGGATTTGGACTATAGTGATGGTTTTGGAAAAATTATCACACACGAGAGTGCCAGCAAAGGCGCAATCCGAGCAACAAAAAATGCTGAAAAGACCCTCATGGCCGGATTCACAACCGTCAGAAATGTTGGCCAGGTTCATATTACAGGGGAGTTAATTGGTGTTGCTTTGTCAGAAGCTGAACAGGAAGGCTGGATTGTTTCACCAAGAATTATCCCGGCAGGACACATGGTAACCATTAGTGGAGGACATGCCGATTTGACGCTAGGTCTTTCTGAAAACCTGTTTGAGCCTGAACCAAAACATGGTGTGGTTAATAATAAGGATGAAGCGATTGAAGCAGTTCGATACCAAATTAAACATGGAGCTAAAGTGATTAAAGTTCACGCCACAGCCGGAGTCATGTCTCTGGAAGATTCGGTCGGGGCTCAACAGCTCAGTGATGAAGAAATGAAAGCTATAGTTGAAGAAGCCGAAAGACACCATACGAAGGTAGCCGCTCATGCTCACGGAGCCGAAGGGATTAAAGCAGCTATAACAGCGGGTGTTTCATCTATTGAACATGGGTCACTTTTGGATGACGAAGGCATTCGAATGATGAAAAAACACAATGTCTTTTTGGTTCCAACGACCGGTTTAGTGGATTTTGTCATGGAAGGAATTGACCGCAACGATCCCAAAATTGCTGCCAAAGCAAAATATGTTCTTCCATTAGCAAAAGAAAATCTTTCCAAAGCCATCAAAGCCGGAGTAAAAATAGCATTGGGAACTGACTCGCCACTGATTCCTCACGGAGATAATGCTCACGAACTTTCAGCAATGATGGAACAAGGTATGAGCGAACTCGATGCTATTCAATCCGCCACAATAAACTCAGCTGAGTTATTAGGAGTCAAAGACCGGGGACAAATCAAACAGGGTATGCTAGCAGATATCATAGCAGTAAGCGAAAACCCTTTGAAAAACATCAAAACTCTTGAAGATGTGACCTTTGTAATGAAAGGCGGAAAAGTGTATAAAGAGTTGTGA
- a CDS encoding pteridine reductase — MTDTNKVMLVTGAAQRLGAYIAKSAHANGCNLVLHYRSSVAQTQDLQQQLNQIRPDSCIIFQADFNEETEFSSLQKNIEKQFGRLDVLVNNASDFFPTDIDEITVENYDKLFNSNVKGPLFMAKSCYPLLKKYQGNIINLVDIHADKPLKKYPIYSMAKAANKMMVQSLAREFAPDVRVNGISPGCIIWPEQEMPGYEKEEILSRVALQKVGNPQNIYHTIKYLISNDYITGQIIRVDGGRSLFM, encoded by the coding sequence ATGACTGATACCAATAAAGTTATGTTAGTGACCGGTGCGGCTCAAAGACTTGGGGCTTATATTGCCAAAAGTGCTCATGCCAACGGCTGCAATCTGGTTTTGCATTATCGAAGTTCCGTTGCTCAAACGCAAGACTTGCAACAACAACTCAATCAAATTCGTCCTGACTCCTGTATCATTTTTCAAGCTGATTTTAATGAGGAAACAGAGTTTTCCAGTCTTCAAAAGAACATTGAAAAACAATTTGGCAGATTAGATGTGTTGGTTAATAATGCTTCAGATTTTTTCCCTACCGATATTGATGAGATTACAGTTGAGAATTATGACAAATTGTTTAACAGTAATGTCAAAGGTCCGTTGTTTATGGCGAAAAGCTGCTATCCATTACTCAAAAAATATCAAGGAAACATTATCAATTTGGTGGATATTCATGCCGATAAACCACTGAAGAAATATCCGATTTACTCTATGGCAAAAGCGGCTAATAAAATGATGGTTCAATCACTGGCGAGGGAATTTGCCCCGGATGTCAGAGTTAATGGCATTTCTCCGGGTTGTATTATCTGGCCGGAACAGGAAATGCCGGGTTATGAAAAAGAAGAAATTTTAAGTCGAGTTGCATTACAAAAGGTCGGTAATCCCCAGAATATCTATCACACAATAAAATATCTTATCAGTAATGACTACATCACCGGACAAATCATTCGGGTGGATGGTGGTAGAAGTTTGTTTATGTGA
- a CDS encoding SAM-dependent methyltransferase, with product MLQNNSSQLSLTRHSQALKDKIIEKIKQQNSISFAEYMNMCLYEPGLGYYSSGTHKFGKEGDFITSPELGDLFAKSLAVQFRQIIESLISPVIMELGAGTGQFCFDCLTELDNLNSLPEKYYILEVSADLQHRQKQKIKSLPKHLSQLVCWISEPLKDDFEGVIFANEVIDALPVEVFKYSNNQYQQMRVDYKDDFKTLWSEFPQNLYEQLHAKELDLPESYVSEFIPNLSSWLNTISQNLKKGVVLFVDYGYERDAYYHLQRNNGTLVCHHRHKANFDYFENIGLQDITAFVDFTAVAEAADDCGLDVDGYTTQAYFLMSLGIQNLLGDSNDNYSKYYEKTTELKKLTLPSEMGEKFKVIGLSRNFSQELNGFAMMNLLHLL from the coding sequence ATGTTACAAAATAATTCTTCACAACTCAGTTTAACACGCCACTCACAGGCTCTGAAAGATAAAATTATTGAAAAAATAAAACAGCAAAATAGTATCAGTTTTGCTGAATACATGAATATGTGTCTTTATGAACCAGGATTGGGATATTACTCTTCGGGAACGCACAAGTTTGGAAAAGAAGGTGACTTTATAACTTCGCCAGAGTTGGGAGATTTATTTGCTAAGTCTTTAGCGGTACAATTTCGACAAATTATTGAAAGTTTAATTTCTCCGGTAATTATGGAACTGGGAGCCGGTACCGGGCAATTTTGTTTTGATTGTTTGACAGAGTTAGATAATCTTAACAGCTTACCGGAAAAGTATTATATTCTGGAAGTGAGCGCAGATCTACAGCATCGACAAAAGCAAAAAATCAAATCCTTACCTAAACATTTGAGTCAACTTGTTTGCTGGATTAGCGAACCACTTAAAGATGATTTTGAAGGAGTTATCTTTGCCAATGAGGTGATTGATGCTTTACCTGTTGAAGTTTTCAAATACTCGAACAATCAATATCAACAAATGCGGGTCGATTATAAGGACGATTTCAAAACCCTTTGGTCAGAATTTCCACAAAATCTCTATGAGCAATTACACGCGAAAGAATTAGATTTGCCGGAAAGTTATGTTTCAGAGTTTATTCCCAATTTATCCTCCTGGCTGAATACCATCTCACAAAACCTGAAAAAAGGTGTGGTTTTGTTTGTCGATTATGGTTATGAACGCGATGCCTATTATCATCTTCAACGAAATAATGGCACATTGGTTTGTCATCATCGGCATAAGGCCAATTTTGATTATTTTGAAAATATCGGTTTGCAGGATATCACCGCGTTTGTAGATTTTACCGCTGTAGCCGAAGCTGCGGATGATTGCGGACTGGACGTTGACGGTTACACCACACAGGCTTATTTTTTAATGAGTCTGGGCATTCAAAACCTGCTTGGTGACAGCAATGACAATTACAGCAAATACTATGAAAAAACCACTGAGTTGAAAAAACTCACACTTCCATCAGAGATGGGAGAAAAATTTAAAGTCATCGGCTTATCGCGAAATTTCAGTCAGGAACTCAATGGATTTGCAATGATGAATTTATTGCATTTGCTATAA
- a CDS encoding antibiotic biosynthesis monooxygenase has product MGISENKMFAVIFRAETKQLDEQYSSTAKRLRELAMAKYDCIDFIAVTEGNQEIAVSYWKSEEDIKRWQQNSEHLQAQKMGKEKWYQSYQVQIAELK; this is encoded by the coding sequence ATTGGTATATCAGAGAATAAGATGTTTGCAGTTATTTTTAGAGCTGAAACTAAACAGTTGGACGAACAATACTCAAGCACCGCGAAACGACTGCGTGAACTTGCAATGGCAAAATATGATTGTATTGATTTTATTGCTGTGACCGAAGGAAATCAGGAGATAGCAGTTTCTTATTGGAAATCTGAAGAAGATATCAAACGATGGCAACAAAACTCTGAACATTTACAAGCTCAGAAAATGGGCAAGGAAAAGTGGTATCAATCCTACCAAGTTCAGATTGCAGAGTTGAAATAG
- a CDS encoding trypsin-like peptidase domain-containing protein: MKIYGSINRFIFKAIIIFAGLNLLITGSLAKQSQPSKNQIILPDFAELVKSTSPAVVSIQAVKLFDKSSAPALPDDSINPLPVPENNIETDSSPDELRSDTSGSGFIISPDGLIITNHHVIEDALRIIIHHSDRDYSAKVLGVDSANDIALLKIESKAELPYLKLADSDKVNMGDWLMVIGSPLGLSNSVSVGIVSTKGRSINITPDSSLESFIQTDAAINFGNSGGPLINLNGEVIGVATAVNFGSESIGFAVPSNIVSYILPQLKENGKTRRGYIGTQVQSVDADIAEAFGLNQPTGVLIEDVMSGSPAKKAGLKHGDIILAADKKEITDNSSLINYISSLKPGTKTRLEVFRNNQSEYYDIVVEEREPIVDSKVESNDNEHNDDFWPGLKYETIYIHDQQFVQVTDINPLSYFYDKNVRSQDIIREVNGKTLNSANELHTILESTKSGELLKLYLINESSQGFYAIVRAP, from the coding sequence ATGAAAATCTATGGCAGTATAAACAGGTTCATATTCAAAGCCATCATTATCTTTGCAGGACTCAATCTGCTGATAACAGGTTCGCTTGCAAAACAAAGTCAACCATCAAAAAATCAAATCATATTGCCGGATTTTGCCGAACTGGTAAAATCGACTTCTCCTGCTGTTGTTTCGATACAAGCAGTTAAACTTTTTGATAAAAGTTCAGCTCCGGCTTTACCTGATGATTCAATAAATCCTTTACCCGTTCCGGAAAACAACATTGAAACAGATTCATCGCCTGATGAACTTAGAAGTGACACCAGCGGTTCGGGTTTTATTATCAGCCCTGATGGTCTGATTATCACCAACCATCATGTAATTGAGGATGCTCTGCGCATTATTATCCACCATAGTGATCGCGACTATTCAGCCAAAGTTCTTGGAGTTGACTCTGCCAATGATATTGCATTGTTAAAAATTGAATCAAAAGCCGAATTGCCATATCTTAAATTGGCTGACAGCGACAAGGTTAATATGGGCGACTGGTTGATGGTTATTGGCTCTCCTTTGGGGCTTTCCAATTCAGTCTCCGTTGGAATTGTTTCAACGAAAGGACGTTCAATCAATATCACTCCTGACAGCAGTCTTGAGAGTTTTATTCAGACCGATGCGGCAATCAATTTTGGAAATTCCGGTGGTCCACTCATTAATCTTAACGGTGAAGTGATTGGAGTTGCAACAGCTGTCAACTTTGGTTCAGAAAGCATTGGTTTTGCAGTTCCTTCTAATATCGTTTCTTACATTTTGCCTCAGTTAAAGGAAAATGGCAAAACTCGTCGTGGTTATATTGGGACACAAGTTCAATCTGTTGATGCTGATATCGCAGAAGCTTTTGGGTTAAACCAACCTACTGGAGTTTTAATAGAAGACGTCATGTCAGGATCACCTGCAAAAAAAGCAGGACTGAAACACGGTGATATTATCTTGGCTGCTGACAAAAAAGAGATTACCGATAACAGTAGCCTTATTAATTACATATCCTCCTTAAAACCCGGAACAAAAACTCGTTTGGAAGTTTTTAGAAATAACCAATCCGAGTATTATGATATTGTTGTCGAGGAGAGAGAACCTATCGTCGACTCTAAAGTTGAATCTAATGACAACGAGCATAATGACGATTTTTGGCCGGGATTAAAATATGAAACGATTTATATTCACGATCAACAATTTGTGCAAGTTACTGATATAAACCCGCTCAGTTATTTTTATGATAAAAATGTGCGATCACAAGATATTATCAGAGAAGTTAACGGCAAGACTCTCAATTCAGCCAATGAGCTTCATACTATTCTCGAATCTACGAAATCTGGTGAGTTACTCAAACTTTATTTGATAAATGAATCATCTCAAGGATTTTACGCTATCGTCAGGGCTCCTTAG
- the djlA gene encoding co-chaperone DjlA → MIFIGSLIGSIIGFKFGGFFGMIFGALLGSRAEVWVRENLLGEPSRQYRVQQSYFEALFTSIGKLAKVDGVVTKDEIRRCESIMQRMQLTSEHRKQAINYFNQGKQPGFDIRPVIEKLYFASGRSYSIKQMFMEMLLEVAAAENQIKQSEWQLMLQICEYLRFPQNLFITLARMRGFDANGSRSQSSNQRQQWTRPPQQKTNPYQVLGVNQSDSKAVIRKAYKKLMSSHHPDKLIAKGMPPEMIEIAKNKTQKIQAAWEDIKQQRGF, encoded by the coding sequence ATGATTTTCATCGGCTCTTTGATTGGCTCCATTATCGGCTTTAAGTTTGGTGGCTTTTTTGGCATGATATTTGGTGCTTTGTTAGGTAGCAGAGCTGAGGTTTGGGTTCGTGAGAATTTATTAGGAGAACCCAGTCGGCAATATAGGGTTCAGCAAAGCTATTTTGAGGCACTGTTCACTTCTATCGGCAAGCTGGCAAAAGTTGACGGAGTTGTGACCAAAGATGAAATTCGCCGTTGTGAATCCATCATGCAGAGAATGCAACTGACATCCGAACACCGAAAACAAGCCATCAATTATTTCAACCAGGGGAAACAACCGGGTTTTGATATCCGTCCGGTAATTGAGAAACTTTACTTCGCATCCGGCAGGTCATATTCTATCAAGCAAATGTTTATGGAAATGTTGCTGGAAGTGGCTGCCGCTGAAAACCAAATCAAACAATCCGAGTGGCAATTGATGTTGCAAATTTGTGAGTATTTAAGATTTCCTCAGAATCTATTCATTACCTTAGCCCGAATGCGGGGCTTTGATGCCAACGGCAGTCGTTCACAATCTTCTAATCAAAGACAACAATGGACACGACCTCCGCAACAAAAAACCAACCCTTATCAGGTTTTAGGTGTGAATCAGTCTGACTCCAAAGCCGTTATTCGTAAAGCCTATAAAAAGCTCATGAGTTCTCATCATCCGGATAAATTAATTGCGAAAGGAATGCCACCGGAAATGATTGAAATTGCCAAAAATAAAACTCAGAAAATCCAGGCGGCTTGGGAAGACATTAAACAGCAAAGAGGATTTTAG